A DNA window from Kitasatospora atroaurantiaca contains the following coding sequences:
- a CDS encoding replication initiator, giving the protein MDAATGAVLRSYCTVAEPTDSLLMACGNRRASRCTTCSRVYAADTFQLIRAGLSGGKDVPDTVRTHPRLFASLTAPSFGPAHNRPTDAGGIVRPCRCGKLHEPAEALLCTP; this is encoded by the coding sequence ATCGACGCGGCAACCGGTGCGGTTCTGCGCTCCTACTGCACCGTTGCCGAACCCACGGACAGCCTGCTTATGGCCTGCGGCAACCGCCGCGCCTCGCGCTGCACGACCTGCTCACGCGTCTACGCCGCCGACACGTTCCAGTTGATTCGAGCGGGTCTGTCCGGCGGCAAGGACGTGCCGGACACCGTCCGCACCCATCCCCGCTTGTTCGCCTCCCTTACCGCCCCCTCTTTCGGCCCGGCGCACAACCGCCCCACCGACGCGGGCGGAATCGTCCGGCCGTGCCGCTGCGGGAAGCTCCACGAACCCGCGGAGGCCCTGCTCTGCACCCCCTGA